DNA sequence from the Nitrospiria bacterium genome:
GTGGAAAGACGATGGGCGATGATGAAGGTCGTCCGATGGTAGGTCAGGGCGCCCAGGGCCTCCTGGATCTTGGCCTCGGTCTCGGTGTCGATGTTGGAGGTGGCCTCGTCGAAGATGATGATCGGCGGGTCTTTGAGCAGCGCACGCGCGATCGCGATCCGTTGTTTCTGACCGACCGACAACTTCACGCCGCGCTCGCCGATCCAGGTCGCGTAGCCGTCCGGAAGCGAGAGGATGAACTCGTGGGCCCGCGCCGCCTCGGCCGCCGCGGTCACCTCCTCTTCGGTGGCATCCAGACGCCCGTAGACAATATTCTCGCGCACCGTCCCGTTGAACAGAAACGGCTCCTGGGCCACGACCCCGATCTGATCCCGGAGATACGATAATTGGAGATCCCGGACGTCGCGTCCGTCGATCATGATCGCTCCCGTGTCGACGTCGTACAGCCGCATGAGCAGTTTGATGATCGTGCTCTTGCCGCTGCCGCTGGGACCGACCAGCGCGATCTTCTCGCCGGGAAAGGCCTGGAGGGAAATCTGCTGGAGGACGGGAGCATTCGGGCGGTAGTGGAACGAAACGTTCTTGAACTCCACAAACCCTTCGGCTTTCCGGGGAGGACGGACCGCCCCGGACCGGTCGGAAACCTCCGGCACGGCGTCCATGATCTCGAAGACCCGTTCGCCCGAGGCGAGCGACTGTTGGAGCATGTGGTTCACCGAGTGGATCTGGTTGATCGGCGTGTAAAAAAGGCCCAGATAGCTCAGGAAGGCCACCAGTCCGCCGACCGTCATCCGGCCCTCCAGTACCGCATGGGTGCCGAACCAGAGAATGAGCAGGGTGCCGGTCGAAGCGACCAGGATCATGCCGGGAGAATAGACCGACCAGATGCGCGCCACCCGCAGGTTGCCGCGGCTGTATTCCAGGCTCTGCCGGTTGAAGCGTTCCACCTCGTAGGCTTCACGGTTGAAGCTCATGGTCTCGCGAATTCCCGAGATGCTGTCCTGGAGCAGCGCGTTCAGCTGGGCCGCCTGTTGTCGGATGAGGTGATAGAGCTTGTGGACGCGGGTGGTGAAGACCGTCGCCCCCAGAACCAGGAAGGGGATCGGGATCAGGGCGATCAGGGCCAGCCGCCAGTTCAGATAGAAAAGCACCGCCATGATTCCCAGCAACGTGAGGCCGGCCATGACCAGGGCCTCCACGCCGTCGATAAAGATCCGCTCCAAATTGTTGACGTCGTTGACCACGCGGGACATGATCTCGCCCGTCGCCCGGTTCTCGTAATAGCTGACGGAGAGCCGCTGCAGGGCCCGATAGATCTGGTCGCGCATGTCGTAGATCACGCGCTGCTCCAGGGTGTTGTTGAAGCGGATGCGCGCCGAGTTCAACAGGTTCCGGCCCAGATGGACCGCGACCAGCCCGAGGATCAGCCATTGGAGCAGCGGGAGGTTGTCGCCCCGGATCACGTCGTCGATCACGCGCTTGAGGAGCCACGGCGGGACCATCTCGAGCGTGGTGGTGAGAACGGCGCAGGCCAGGGTCAGGTAGGCCAGGCGTTGATACGGCTTGATATAGCGTACGACACGGAAAAGAGATCGCATATTTCCTTTACCTTATTCGCGGGTCCTGTCCTTCAGCAACCCCACCGTGCTCGCCACCCCGCCCGGTGTAGGGACCCCGGCTGCGCGCGGTGGGGCGCCCCGCTTCCGGCCACCCGCTCATGAATCTTCATCCGGCGGCTTCATCCAAAACCGCTCGTATTCTTTGAGGTGGGTCAGCGTCGAGAGGTCGTGCATCCGGTCCAGAAAGACCTTTCCGGCAAGATGGTCCAGCTCATGTTGAAGCACGACGGCCGGAAAGCCTTCGGCTTCCAGCTTCTGTTCTTTTCCGTGGCGGTCGAGA
Encoded proteins:
- a CDS encoding ABC transporter ATP-binding protein encodes the protein MRSLFRVVRYIKPYQRLAYLTLACAVLTTTLEMVPPWLLKRVIDDVIRGDNLPLLQWLILGLVAVHLGRNLLNSARIRFNNTLEQRVIYDMRDQIYRALQRLSVSYYENRATGEIMSRVVNDVNNLERIFIDGVEALVMAGLTLLGIMAVLFYLNWRLALIALIPIPFLVLGATVFTTRVHKLYHLIRQQAAQLNALLQDSISGIRETMSFNREAYEVERFNRQSLEYSRGNLRVARIWSVYSPGMILVASTGTLLILWFGTHAVLEGRMTVGGLVAFLSYLGLFYTPINQIHSVNHMLQQSLASGERVFEIMDAVPEVSDRSGAVRPPRKAEGFVEFKNVSFHYRPNAPVLQQISLQAFPGEKIALVGPSGSGKSTIIKLLMRLYDVDTGAIMIDGRDVRDLQLSYLRDQIGVVAQEPFLFNGTVRENIVYGRLDATEEEVTAAAEAARAHEFILSLPDGYATWIGERGVKLSVGQKQRIAIARALLKDPPIIIFDEATSNIDTETEAKIQEALGALTYHRTTFIIAHRLSTLKHVNKILVVQNGRIIERGTHEELLAGGGLYTLLYDAQFQM